The Desulfurella amilsii region ATGAAAATAAATATGCCACACAAGTTCCCACTTATACATCGCAGGTTCGTGGCGGTCCAACAAAAGCTGATGTAATAATTTCAGATGAGCCAATCCAATTTGCAGAAGCAACGCATATTGATTTTTTGCTTGCGCTTGACCAAAGAACCTACGATATGTACAAAAAAGATTTAAAGGGCGGAGCAATAGTTTTAGTAGATAGCGGTCTTGTCAATGTTCCAGAAGAAGATCATAAAAAATGGGATGTATATGGTTATCCTATTGTTAAAACAGCTAAATACGACATAGGCAATGTTGTTACGGCTAATATTTTGGCTGTAGGCATGACAATTGAATTAACGGGTATTTTTGATAGGGAGAATGTAAAGAAAGCGATAGCAGATAGAGTACCTGCTGCATTTTTAGATCTCAACATGAAAGCCTACGAAACTGGTATTGAAATAGCTAAAAGATTAAAAGTTGAAAAAGGTAAATAAAAGCTTTTACTTCAATTTAATTTTAAAAGAAGGGTTTATCCCTTCTTTTTTATTTATTAAGAAGGAGGTGATATGAATCCAGAAATGTGGTTTACGGAAAAGTATGGAAATGATGCAGGTTTAACATTTAAAGTAAAAAATGTTCTGACTACGCAACAAAGCACTTATCAAAGGCTTGATATAATAGAAACATATCAATATGGTAGGGTAATGTTACTTGATGGTCTTGTTATGCTAACGGAGAAAGATGAATTTGTTTACCATGAAATGATTACTGCACCTGCTGTAATGTCGTTAAAAAGTAGAAAAAGAGCGCTAATAATTGGCGGGGGTGACGGCGGCACTGTACGAGAATTAATAAAGTATGATTTTGAAAAAATAATAGAAGTTGAAATAGACAACGTAGTTATTGAGAATTCTAAAAAATTTTTAGATTTTACTGCATGTGGTTATAATGATGAGCGTGTTGAAATAATTATTGGCGATGGCGTAGAATTTGTTAAAAATACAAATGAAAAATTCGATTTAGTTATCATTGACTCAACAGATCCATTTGGAGCAGCAGAAGGATTATTTAGCGGTCAGTTTTACACTAATGTGTACAAAATTTTAAATGACGATGGTATAGTTGTAGCGCAAGCAGAAAACCCATACTATAGCCCAGATTGGTTTTTAAAATCAAGAAAAAATATGCAGAAAGCTTTTGGCTCAAATACATTGAATTACTGTGCATTTATCCCTACATACCCCTCCGGTATGTGGCTTTTTTCTATAGGGTATAAAAATATAAACCTACATAATTATTTCAATGAAAAATTATACAGTATTAATTCTCATACATATAAATACTATAACCGTCAAATTCACGAGGCTTGTTTTGCTTTACCTCAGTTTGTTTTAGAATTAATAAAATAATTTCATTTTACATATAGAAGGTGATTTTTATGGAAAAAATATCTATTTTGGGAACAGGCTATGTAGGCTTAGTAACGGGTAGTTGTTTTGCATATCTTGGACATAAAGTTATTTGTCTTGATATAAATAAAGAAAAAATTGAGAAACTAAAAAAGGGTGAAATTCCTATTTATGAGCCACAATTGGACGAAATTTTTGCTTTAGATAAGGAATCTGAAAATATAGAATTTACAATAGACTATACATACGCAATTAAAAATTCAGATTTTATATTTATTGCTGTGGGCACACCGTCTTGCCCAGATGGTTCTGCGAATTTGAGCTATGTAAGTGATGCGCTTAAGACTATTGCATCGTGTATAACAGAAAATGATTTTAAAGTCATAGTTAACAAATCAACCGTGCCAGTTGGAACAGGCAGATGGGCAGCTAAATTGCTTGCGGATGAATTGTTAAAAAAAGGCATAAAAGAGCCAGAAAAACACTTTTGTATAGTATCAAACCCGGAGTTTTTAAGAGAAGGCAAAGCTGTAGAAGACTTTATGAACCCAGATAGAATAATAATAGGCAGCGATGACAAAGATATAGCTTTAAAAACAGCTTCTCTTTACTCTACGCTAAACCCGCCAATGATTATCACAAATTTGCCAACAGCCGAGATGATAAAATACGCATCTAATGCTTTTTTGGCAACAAAAATTTCTTTTATCAACGAAATGGCTAATCTGAGTGAAAAAATCGGTGCAGATATTGAAATTGTATCAAAAGGTATGGGTTTGGATAAACGTATAGGTCCTTATTTTTTAAAAGCAGGTTTAGGCTTTGGCGGCTCATGCTTTCCTAAAGATGTTAAGGCTTTAATACATACATCTAAAGCATACAATGTTGACCCCTCCATTTTAAATGCAGTTATGAAAGTTAATGAAAAGCAGAAAATAAAACCTATCGAAATATTAAAAGGCGCTGGTATAGATTTAAATGGTGTAAAAATCGCAATATGGGGGCTTGCCTTTAAGCCCGATACGGATGACACAAGAGAAGCAGCCTCGCTTAACATTATAAATGAATTATTAAAACATAACGCAGTAATTTTCGCCTATGATCCAATAGTAAAGAATTTACCCATTCAAGATAAAAATTTAAATATCGTAAACGATAAGTATGAGGCTTTGGAAAAATGCGATGTGTTAATTTTGGTAACTGAATGGAATGAATTTAAAAACATAGAGTTTAAAAGATTTAAAGATAAAATTGTTGTTGATGGTAGAAATATATGGGAAAAAAATATTTTGAAAAAATATACAAAAGCATGCTTTAGCATTGGTCGATGAAAGAAAAAACTTACTATGTATGCTCAAATTGTGGCTTTAAGACGACAAAGTGGGCAGGCAAGTGTCCAAATTGTGGCCAGTGGAATACGCTAAAACAAGAAAATCAAAATAAAGAAAAAAGTAGTAATCTTAAAATTATAAAATTAGACGAAATAGAATCAACAGAAGTTTTTAGTTACAAAACGAACCAAAAACAAATTGACGAATTTTTAGGTGGAGGCTTTGTAGTAGGTGGTGTGTATTTAATTGCTGGTTCTCCAGGTATTGGCAAATCCACATTGTTATTACAATTATCAAAATATTTAGTTGAAAATAGCTCTAAAGTTTTATATATAAGTGCAGAAGAATCAGCGATCCAGCTAAGTTTAAAAGCAAAAAGGCTAAATAGTAAAATACCAGTTTTAGAATCAAACGATTTAGATGATATTATTTTTGCTATAAAACAGAAGTATGATTTATTTGTAATAGACTCAATTCATACGATTTATTCTAATGATGTTGATTCTTTTATCGGCAGCATTAACCAGGTTAGACTATGCGCTCAAAAACTTATTGAGGTAGCTAAAGAATACAACAAAACAATAATTATCGTAAGCCACATAACAAAAGAAGGCCTCATTGCTGGTCCAAAAGCCTTAGAGCATTTAGTAGATGCTGTATTTTACTTAGAAAGCGATGATAAGTATAACTATAGGTTGCTTAGAGCAACTAAAAATCGTTTTGCAAGTACAGAATCTGTTGTAATTTTTAAAATGACAGAAAGTGGGTTAAACATTATCGAAGATGATTTTTTGACTTATATAGAAGACACAAAAGAATTAGAAGGTAAAGCTATTGGTGCTATTTTAGAAGGTTCATACTTAATGTTTATAGAAATTCAAGCGTTATGCGTTAAAAGTCCGTTTGGCATGCCAAGGAGGACAAGCGTAGGTTTTGATTTGAATCGTCTCAATATGCTTTTGGCTGTTATAGAAAAACGGCTAGGGTTGCCTATGTTTGAATACGATGTTTATCTCAATGTTATCGGTGGTTTTAAAGTAAACAACACGCTTGTTGATATGGCTGTTGTTGCAAGCATTATTTCGTCTTTAAAGAAGATCACTATGAGCAATAACTATGTATTTTTAGGTGAAATTGATCTTTTAGGCAATGTAAGAAAAACCAAACTCCCAGACATTCTCCAACAAAAGTTAAAAAACTCAAATGTTAAATTATTATTGCACGAAAACACGCCAAATGTCGAGAAGCTTTTAAAAGCTATTTTGTAAGGTCATTTAAGCTCTTTGCTAAAATTTGCATGTAGGTATATGCACTAAAGCCACCCAGCGCTACAGCAACCCAACCTGCCTCATGTATTTCTTCTTTTGTAGCACCATTTTTTAAAGCTAAATTTACGCTGTATGTAATGCACCATTTGCATTGTTTCTGAACTGATAAAGCTACTCCAATCAAAGCTTTAGTTTTTGCATCAAGGTGACTATCTTTAAATACTTCATCCAAAAAGTCTTGAAACACTTTACCTTTATTTTCTGACTTGTTGTTGATGTCGCTAAAATTTTTTTCCATATCCAAAATAAGATCATGTGCATTTTTGATCATATTGGGTCTCATAAACACCTCTTATTTAAAATATTTGCACCAATTTTTGTCTACTAAATCTTTAATTTCTTTTGGCATTTGGATATCATCCGGCCAATCACGCAAAAAACCCTCTGATTTTAGTTTTTTTGTGGCATCTATACCCACTTTTGAGCCCATTTGAGCTATATTTGATGCATGATCTAGCACATCTACAGGGCCTTTTGTAAATATTATATCCCTTTGAGGATCAATGTTGTTTCCAAGTCTCCATATAACTTCTGATATATTTTGTACATTTACATTTTCATCAAATACCACAATAATCTTTGTCAGACTCATCATCCCAAGACCCCACAGTGCGTTTATTACTCTAAATGCGTGGCCCGGAAATTGTTTTTTGATAGAAACAAATGCAAAATTATGAAAAATTCCCTCAATGGGCAAATTGATGTCTATAATCTCTGGCAAAATCTTTTGAATAATCGGCAGAAATAAGCGCTCTGTGGCTTTACCTAAATATGCATCTTCCATTGGTGGTTTGCCTACAATTGTTGCTGGATAAATTGGGTGTTTTTTTCTGGTTATGCGCTGTATGTGAAAAACTGGATAATAATCGGCAAGAGAATAGTAACCTGTATGATCACCAAATGGACCTTCTAAGGCAAGCTCATTTGGATCAACAAAGCCTTCTAGTACAATTTCAGCATTAGCTGGCACATATATATCATATAGAGTTGATTTTACAAGTTCTACGCCATCTTTTCTCAAAAAGGAAGCAAAGAGCATCTCGTCAATGTCTTCTGGAAGTGGCGCTGTAGCAGAATATATCGTTAAAGGGTCAGCTCCAATTGCTACGCAAACAGGCATTTTTTGATTATTCTCTTTATAATATCTACAATGATATGCACCATCTTTGTGTATGTGCCAATGCATGCCTGTAGTATTTTTGCTAAAAACCTGCATTCTATACATGCCGCAGTTTTGTTTTCCAGTAATGGGATTTTTTGTAAACACAAGTGGGAGCGTAATAAAGCGTCCACCATCTTGAGGCCATGTTTTTAGTATAGGATATTTAAACAAATCTACATTATCTTCTATAACTTCTTGACAAGGTGCTTTTTTTACTATTTTTGGCAAATAGTGCGATAATTCTTTAAATTTCATAATATTCCTTAATTTATCCCAAAAATTTGTTGGAATTTCGATGTTTATCAGTTCTTTTACTCTATCACCAAGCTCATTTAAGTTATCAACGCCAAATGCAAATTGTGTGCGTTGTATTGTACCAAAAAGGTTCATAGCAACAGGAAAGTTAGAGCCTTTTGGTTTTTCAAATAATACAGCTTTTCCATTTTGTTTTACAAGTCTATCTGCAATTTCTGCCATCTCATACACCGGATCTGTTTCTGTTTTTACTCTAAGCAACTCTTTCTTTTTTTCTAAGGTATTTATATAATCTTGTAGATCTTTAAAAACCATTTTTTTTCCTCCTACTTTTAAAAAGCGCAAGAAAGTGTATCTTTATTGCAACTTAAATCTATAGTTTCTACATCGCTTTTTATTTGCTCCAAAAGTGTTTCTTTTGAATCAAATTTTATTTCTTCTCTTATGTATTTTACGAAGTATAAATTTATGCGTTTATTGTATAAATTACCGTTAAAATCAATCAGATAGGCTTCAATGTGCACTATTTGATCTCCAAATGTTGGGTTTGAACCTACATTTATAGCCGCTTTATAAAAAATATCGTTTATTTTAGCAAACCCCGCATAAACGCCTTCTTGTAATAAAAGTGGACGGTTAAAATAGATATTTGCCGTTGGAAAGCCTAGGGATTTTCCTCTTTGTTTGCCTTTTTTTACAATGCCGTTTATAGAGTAGAGCCTGCCTAAAAATTGGTTTGCAAGCTCAACTTCTCCAGATTTAAGGAATTTCCTGATTTTTGAACTACTTACTGTAATATTATCAATTTTATAAGCTGGTATTATATGCAGTTTAAAGCCGAACTCCTTTGAATACTCTTTTAAAGTTAGGGTGTTCCCTAAAGCTAGTTTCCCAAATGTGTAGTTGTAGCCTACACACACTTCTTTTGCTTTTAGTCCATCTACCATGTATTTTTTTACAAAGCTTTGTGGGTGCATCATCGCAAATTCTTTGGTAAAACGTGCGCAAAAAATATAATCAACATTAAATTTACACAAAATTTCATATTTTTCTCTAAATGATTGCATGATGAATGCCTGATTGTGTTGCTTTATAATCTTTAGCGGGTGAGGGTAGAAAGTAAAAACAACTGTTTTGCCATTAGTTTTTTGTTTAATTTCAACAATTTTTTTGAGAAGTTGCTGGTGGCCTAAATGAATACCGTCAAAATTACCAAGTGCTACAATTGTATAGTCTATCTCTGGTAAATCATTTATATTTCTAATTACTATTGGTTTCATACATTGAACCTAAAATAGACTATATCGCCATCTTGTATCATGTAATCTTTGCCTTCAAGCCTAACCAGCCCCATTTCTTTTGCTCGTTTTTCGCCACCGCTTTTTACATAATCATCAAAGCTTATTACTTCTGCTCTTATAAAACCACGCTCAATATCTGAGTGTATCTCTTTGGCCGCTTTTTTTGCTACTGTACCTTTTTCTATAGGCCAACCTCTAACTTCTTTTGGCCCTGCTGTAAAAAAACTGATTAGATCAAGCAATTCATAGGCTAATTTTGATAATTTTTCAAGACCAGATTCATTTAAACCAAGCATCTCTAAATATTCTTTTTTTTCTGCGTCCTCCATCTGGACTAAGTCTTCTTCAATTTTGCTTGATATAATCATAAAAGGTGCTTTTTCCTGACTTGCTATTTGGGCAACTATTTTTGTATATTTGTTGCCATTTATACTTTTTTCATCAACATTTGACACATAAATCATTTTTTTTGCACTAATGAGCTTTAGCTCTTTTATGAGCGATTCTTGGTCTTTTGTTAGATCGTATAGCTTTTCACCTTTTTCTAGTTTTGACTTTATCTCTTCCAAAATGACAGCTTCTTGTTTATTGGCTTTTTTTGCTTTAGATAGCTTGTTTTCTACAATTTGTAAGTCTGATAAAATAATTTCTGTATTTATTATATCTATGTCTCTTTTGGGGTCAATAGAACCTTCAACGTGAATTATATCTTCGTTTTCAAAGCATCTAACAAGATGAACGATTACATTTACATCTCTTATATGTGACAAAAATTGATTTCCAAGCCCTTCACCTTTGCTTGCACCTTTTACAAGACCAGCAATATCCACAAATTTTACGGTTGGATAGACTATGTTTGCAGGTTTAACAATATTTGCCAAAATGTCAATGCGTTTGTCTTTAACTAAGGCTATGCCAACATTTGGTTCTATTGTGCAAAATGGGAAATTTGAGCTTTTTGCGTTTGCTTTTGATAGTGCATTAAATGTGGTTGATTTTCCGACATTTGGTAAGCCAATTATTCCGCATTCTAAACTCATTTCTCACCTCAAAAAATTTTTTATAATCAAACTTACTATTGCTATGATAAAGCCAACAATTGATCCTACAATTGAGCCATTTATCCTTATATATTGCAAATCATTACCCACTTTTGATTCTATTTGGTATATCAATTGTTCGTGTTTTAAATCGTTTAAATAATTTTTAACGGTTTTTCCTATCAAATGGTGGTTTTGACGCATTATATAGGTCAATTTTTGCTTTACAAAGCTGTCAAATTCGTATTTGTGCTGCAAGAGTTGATTTATAATGTAGTTGTGAATGTAGCTAAAGTACTTTTCAAAATTTGCTTTTTTTGTAATTATTGTTTTGTTTTTTGTTACAAAGCTTTTTATGCTGTTTTGTATATTTGCAGAAATAAACATTTTTATTTTAAATTCATTTTGCTTATAAAAGTCTAGTGCTAGATTGCTATTTATGGCTAAATTCAGCCAGTAGGCTATCTTTTGGGATGTATTTGGATCATCAATTTGTTTCAAAAAAAAGTTTTTTATTTTAGTTACGTTTTGTTCTAGCTCATACTGAATTAATTCTAATACATAAGTGTAGAGCTTTGGTTCGTAGGTATATATTTGGCTTATGGCATAATTTTTTATATTCAACCTTATACTGTGCGTTTGATTTTGCTTTATTTCAAGGATTAGTCGTTTTAATTGTTCAATCAGTTCTTGCGATAGCG contains the following coding sequences:
- the speE gene encoding polyamine aminopropyltransferase, whose amino-acid sequence is MNPEMWFTEKYGNDAGLTFKVKNVLTTQQSTYQRLDIIETYQYGRVMLLDGLVMLTEKDEFVYHEMITAPAVMSLKSRKRALIIGGGDGGTVRELIKYDFEKIIEVEIDNVVIENSKKFLDFTACGYNDERVEIIIGDGVEFVKNTNEKFDLVIIDSTDPFGAAEGLFSGQFYTNVYKILNDDGIVVAQAENPYYSPDWFLKSRKNMQKAFGSNTLNYCAFIPTYPSGMWLFSIGYKNINLHNYFNEKLYSINSHTYKYYNRQIHEACFALPQFVLELIK
- a CDS encoding UDP-glucose dehydrogenase family protein, whose translation is MEKISILGTGYVGLVTGSCFAYLGHKVICLDINKEKIEKLKKGEIPIYEPQLDEIFALDKESENIEFTIDYTYAIKNSDFIFIAVGTPSCPDGSANLSYVSDALKTIASCITENDFKVIVNKSTVPVGTGRWAAKLLADELLKKGIKEPEKHFCIVSNPEFLREGKAVEDFMNPDRIIIGSDDKDIALKTASLYSTLNPPMIITNLPTAEMIKYASNAFLATKISFINEMANLSEKIGADIEIVSKGMGLDKRIGPYFLKAGLGFGGSCFPKDVKALIHTSKAYNVDPSILNAVMKVNEKQKIKPIEILKGAGIDLNGVKIAIWGLAFKPDTDDTREAASLNIINELLKHNAVIFAYDPIVKNLPIQDKNLNIVNDKYEALEKCDVLILVTEWNEFKNIEFKRFKDKIVVDGRNIWEKNILKKYTKACFSIGR
- a CDS encoding bifunctional riboflavin kinase/FAD synthetase — its product is MKPIVIRNINDLPEIDYTIVALGNFDGIHLGHQQLLKKIVEIKQKTNGKTVVFTFYPHPLKIIKQHNQAFIMQSFREKYEILCKFNVDYIFCARFTKEFAMMHPQSFVKKYMVDGLKAKEVCVGYNYTFGKLALGNTLTLKEYSKEFGFKLHIIPAYKIDNITVSSSKIRKFLKSGEVELANQFLGRLYSINGIVKKGKQRGKSLGFPTANIYFNRPLLLQEGVYAGFAKINDIFYKAAINVGSNPTFGDQIVHIEAYLIDFNGNLYNKRINLYFVKYIREEIKFDSKETLLEQIKSDVETIDLSCNKDTLSCAF
- the ychF gene encoding redox-regulated ATPase YchF gives rise to the protein MSLECGIIGLPNVGKSTTFNALSKANAKSSNFPFCTIEPNVGIALVKDKRIDILANIVKPANIVYPTVKFVDIAGLVKGASKGEGLGNQFLSHIRDVNVIVHLVRCFENEDIIHVEGSIDPKRDIDIINTEIILSDLQIVENKLSKAKKANKQEAVILEEIKSKLEKGEKLYDLTKDQESLIKELKLISAKKMIYVSNVDEKSINGNKYTKIVAQIASQEKAPFMIISSKIEEDLVQMEDAEKKEYLEMLGLNESGLEKLSKLAYELLDLISFFTAGPKEVRGWPIEKGTVAKKAAKEIHSDIERGFIRAEVISFDDYVKSGGEKRAKEMGLVRLEGKDYMIQDGDIVYFRFNV
- a CDS encoding 2-oxoacid:acceptor oxidoreductase family protein, encoding MGLHYELRFVGIGGQGNMLAGTIIAETAVYYENKYATQVPTYTSQVRGGPTKADVIISDEPIQFAEATHIDFLLALDQRTYDMYKKDLKGGAIVLVDSGLVNVPEEDHKKWDVYGYPIVKTAKYDIGNVVTANILAVGMTIELTGIFDRENVKKAIADRVPAAFLDLNMKAYETGIEIAKRLKVEKGK
- the radA gene encoding DNA repair protein RadA; protein product: MKEKTYYVCSNCGFKTTKWAGKCPNCGQWNTLKQENQNKEKSSNLKIIKLDEIESTEVFSYKTNQKQIDEFLGGGFVVGGVYLIAGSPGIGKSTLLLQLSKYLVENSSKVLYISAEESAIQLSLKAKRLNSKIPVLESNDLDDIIFAIKQKYDLFVIDSIHTIYSNDVDSFIGSINQVRLCAQKLIEVAKEYNKTIIIVSHITKEGLIAGPKALEHLVDAVFYLESDDKYNYRLLRATKNRFASTESVVIFKMTESGLNIIEDDFLTYIEDTKELEGKAIGAILEGSYLMFIEIQALCVKSPFGMPRRTSVGFDLNRLNMLLAVIEKRLGLPMFEYDVYLNVIGGFKVNNTLVDMAVVASIISSLKKITMSNNYVFLGEIDLLGNVRKTKLPDILQQKLKNSNVKLLLHENTPNVEKLLKAIL
- a CDS encoding carboxymuconolactone decarboxylase family protein is translated as MRPNMIKNAHDLILDMEKNFSDINNKSENKGKVFQDFLDEVFKDSHLDAKTKALIGVALSVQKQCKWCITYSVNLALKNGATKEEIHEAGWVAVALGGFSAYTYMQILAKSLNDLTK
- a CDS encoding menaquinone biosynthesis decarboxylase; this encodes MVFKDLQDYINTLEKKKELLRVKTETDPVYEMAEIADRLVKQNGKAVLFEKPKGSNFPVAMNLFGTIQRTQFAFGVDNLNELGDRVKELINIEIPTNFWDKLRNIMKFKELSHYLPKIVKKAPCQEVIEDNVDLFKYPILKTWPQDGGRFITLPLVFTKNPITGKQNCGMYRMQVFSKNTTGMHWHIHKDGAYHCRYYKENNQKMPVCVAIGADPLTIYSATAPLPEDIDEMLFASFLRKDGVELVKSTLYDIYVPANAEIVLEGFVDPNELALEGPFGDHTGYYSLADYYPVFHIQRITRKKHPIYPATIVGKPPMEDAYLGKATERLFLPIIQKILPEIIDINLPIEGIFHNFAFVSIKKQFPGHAFRVINALWGLGMMSLTKIIVVFDENVNVQNISEVIWRLGNNIDPQRDIIFTKGPVDVLDHASNIAQMGSKVGIDATKKLKSEGFLRDWPDDIQMPKEIKDLVDKNWCKYFK